In one Dehalogenimonas formicexedens genomic region, the following are encoded:
- a CDS encoding glycoside hydrolase family 15 protein: MTRFRGERTAFGKPGLEPHWTAGDKDGIGTTSSLSSRIWFTIWSGILTEVYYPTIDRPQMKDFQFLITDGKSFFHEEKRDTYSEIKRLSPHVLGYKVTNSDHEGRYSIVKEIIADPRLPCVIQHVELVGYDRFLANLKIYVLCTPHMERGGWGNNARVVEVAGRQILACEKEGTWMTVAASIPFRRLSCGYVGTSDGWTDLADNFRMDWEFDKALNGHVALTGELALDEAREFSIGLSFGDTLHSSVTTLFQTLGVPFKKHLKQFNLQWNSFCRSIKPLEKASQDQGDLYHASYSLLTAHEDKIYPGAFIASLSIPWGEVRGDSERGGYHLVWTRDMVNTAMGLLAAGNADAPRRALIYLAASQQPDGGFPQNFWINGDPYWQGIQLDEVAFPILLAWKLQKSGLIRDFDVYEMVWRAAGYLVKHGPATQQERWEEASGYSPSTLASNIAALVCAASFMEDKGDTASADFLREYADFLECHIEAWTVTNQGSILPNIKRHYIRINPVSVTDSTPDENPDIKTLGIHNRPAGERWQFPAKDVVDAGFLELVRYGIRKADDQLIQDSIAVIDSSLKIETPFGPCWHRYNHDGYGQGNNGEPFQGSGKGRAWPLLTAERAHYELAAGHDVKPFIRAMEGFASYTGLLPEQVWDEADLPEKHLFLGRPTGSAMPLMWAHAEYIKLLRSVTDGAVFDIIPDVAARYLSEKRRHGFLEIWKPNRQPGSVIAGWTLRVQSPEPFKLIWTDNEWQDTKNSPSLQINLGISYLDIPVALNQEAPIGFTFLWTNSDRWEGRNYEVTVKKA; encoded by the coding sequence GTGACAAGATTCCGCGGCGAAAGGACAGCCTTCGGCAAACCGGGGCTGGAGCCCCATTGGACTGCCGGGGATAAGGACGGTATCGGCACCACGTCTTCACTTTCCAGCCGCATCTGGTTCACCATCTGGAGCGGAATACTTACCGAGGTGTACTACCCCACCATCGACCGCCCGCAAATGAAGGATTTTCAATTCCTGATAACGGACGGCAAATCATTCTTTCACGAGGAAAAACGGGATACCTATTCGGAGATCAAACGCCTGTCGCCGCACGTCCTGGGATATAAGGTAACCAATTCCGACCATGAGGGCCGGTACTCAATCGTGAAAGAAATTATCGCCGATCCAAGGCTGCCGTGCGTAATCCAGCATGTCGAGCTGGTGGGGTACGACCGGTTCCTTGCGAACTTGAAAATCTACGTTTTATGCACGCCGCACATGGAAAGGGGAGGATGGGGCAATAACGCCCGGGTGGTTGAGGTTGCCGGACGGCAGATCCTTGCCTGCGAAAAGGAAGGCACCTGGATGACAGTTGCCGCCAGCATCCCCTTTCGCCGCCTATCCTGCGGTTATGTCGGCACCAGCGATGGCTGGACCGACCTGGCAGATAATTTCCGGATGGATTGGGAGTTCGATAAGGCGTTGAACGGGCACGTCGCCCTGACCGGAGAGTTGGCGCTGGACGAAGCCAGGGAATTTAGTATCGGACTTTCTTTCGGCGATACCTTGCACAGTTCGGTGACGACGCTTTTCCAAACTCTGGGGGTTCCCTTCAAGAAGCACCTCAAGCAATTCAACTTACAATGGAACAGTTTCTGCCGTTCCATCAAGCCGCTGGAGAAAGCATCCCAGGATCAGGGCGATTTATACCACGCCAGCTACAGCCTACTCACCGCCCATGAGGACAAGATTTATCCGGGAGCATTTATCGCCTCTCTCTCTATCCCCTGGGGCGAAGTCAGGGGAGATTCCGAAAGAGGCGGGTATCACCTGGTATGGACCCGGGATATGGTCAACACCGCCATGGGGTTGCTGGCAGCGGGTAACGCGGATGCTCCTCGCCGGGCGCTTATTTACCTCGCAGCAAGCCAGCAGCCGGACGGGGGCTTTCCTCAGAACTTCTGGATTAACGGCGATCCTTACTGGCAGGGCATTCAACTCGATGAAGTGGCATTCCCCATTTTACTCGCCTGGAAGCTGCAGAAGAGTGGTTTGATCCGGGATTTCGACGTGTACGAAATGGTCTGGCGCGCCGCCGGCTATCTCGTAAAGCACGGCCCCGCCACCCAGCAGGAACGTTGGGAAGAAGCCAGCGGTTATTCGCCTTCCACGCTGGCTTCCAATATCGCCGCGCTGGTCTGCGCCGCGTCCTTCATGGAAGACAAAGGCGACACCGCTTCCGCGGATTTCCTCCGGGAATATGCGGACTTCCTGGAGTGTCACATCGAGGCCTGGACGGTTACCAACCAGGGGAGTATCCTCCCGAACATCAAACGGCACTATATTAGAATCAACCCGGTAAGCGTCACCGACAGCACACCGGACGAAAATCCGGACATCAAGACCCTGGGGATCCATAACCGCCCCGCGGGCGAGCGATGGCAATTTCCGGCCAAAGACGTCGTCGACGCCGGTTTCCTGGAACTTGTCCGCTATGGCATAAGAAAAGCCGACGACCAACTGATTCAAGATTCGATAGCCGTTATCGATTCTAGCCTGAAGATTGAGACGCCTTTCGGCCCCTGCTGGCATCGATACAACCATGATGGTTACGGTCAGGGAAATAACGGCGAACCCTTCCAGGGCTCCGGGAAAGGGCGGGCGTGGCCGCTCTTGACCGCGGAACGGGCTCACTATGAACTGGCCGCCGGCCACGATGTCAAACCTTTCATCCGGGCGATGGAGGGTTTTGCCTCCTACACCGGGCTGCTGCCGGAACAGGTATGGGATGAGGCAGACTTACCGGAAAAGCACTTGTTCCTGGGACGGCCGACCGGTTCGGCGATGCCGCTGATGTGGGCGCACGCGGAATACATCAAGCTCCTCCGCTCCGTCACCGATGGGGCTGTTTTCGATATCATTCCGGATGTAGCCGCGCGGTATTTGTCGGAAAAACGCCGGCACGGTTTCCTGGAAATCTGGAAACCCAACCGGCAGCCCGGGTCGGTTATTGCGGGGTGGACACTCAGAGTGCAATCGCCGGAACCCTTTAAACTGATCTGGACGGACAATGAATGGCAGGATACAAAAAATTCACCTTCCCTGCAGATCAACCTGGGTATCAGTTACCTTGACATCCCGGTTGCCCTGAATCAGGAGGCGCCCATCGGGTTTACCTTTTTGTGGACGAACAGCGATCGTTGGGAAGGGCGAAATTACGAGGTTACGGTCAAAAAAGCTTAG
- a CDS encoding ferredoxin--NADP reductase, translating to MWQFDSEFTDIIQRTPSVKSFHLPIHIQNAPYKPGQFFFLTIKINGQEAVHHFTISSSPTDQGYIEFTKRITPHEFSQALDNMSPGDWAHLQGPAGEFVLPSEGSKIAFLTGGIGITPVRSMLRYISHQKLNYDVVLLYGNGSAEEIVFRDELEEIVRSNHSIRVVHVLSGPNIPPDWTGKTGFINKDLVMELVPDYMDRLFYMSGPPKMVMILVEQISALKVPQEHIFRDSFTGYD from the coding sequence TTGTGGCAATTTGATAGTGAATTTACGGACATTATCCAGCGTACTCCCAGCGTAAAATCCTTTCATCTCCCGATACATATCCAGAATGCTCCCTATAAGCCGGGGCAGTTTTTCTTCCTGACGATCAAAATCAACGGCCAGGAAGCGGTTCATCATTTCACAATTTCAAGTTCGCCGACGGACCAGGGCTACATCGAGTTCACCAAACGCATCACCCCGCATGAATTTTCACAGGCGCTGGATAACATGTCCCCGGGAGACTGGGCGCATCTTCAGGGTCCGGCGGGTGAGTTCGTTTTGCCCTCGGAAGGCAGCAAGATAGCCTTTTTGACCGGCGGAATAGGCATTACCCCGGTGCGAAGCATGTTGCGATATATCTCACACCAAAAACTCAATTATGACGTCGTCCTGCTTTATGGCAACGGCAGCGCCGAAGAGATTGTCTTCCGGGACGAACTCGAAGAAATCGTTAGATCCAATCATTCAATCCGGGTTGTTCACGTACTTTCTGGTCCGAATATTCCGCCTGATTGGACGGGCAAAACGGGTTTTATCAACAAAGACCTGGTTATGGAACTGGTGCCTGATTATATGGACCGCCTGTTTTATATGTCAGGCCCCCCCAAAATGGTGATGATCCTCGTGGAACAAATCAGCGCCTTAAAGGTCCCGCAGGAGCATATCTTCCGGGATTCCTTCACCGGTTATGATTAG
- a CDS encoding DUF2769 domain-containing protein, with the protein MAVKPIPFNTETVMKCQCTKCPVQADSACVKGKMSGMKAAMMKNPLQKEDVPGMYCSTGRATCGDTDFSKMCICMTCPIWEEYKLAEGKPMGYFCRDGASM; encoded by the coding sequence ATGGCAGTTAAACCGATCCCGTTCAACACAGAGACTGTAATGAAATGCCAGTGCACCAAGTGCCCGGTTCAAGCCGACAGCGCTTGTGTCAAGGGCAAGATGTCCGGCATGAAAGCCGCGATGATGAAAAACCCCCTGCAAAAAGAAGACGTTCCCGGCATGTATTGCTCCACCGGACGGGCGACTTGTGGCGATACCGATTTTTCCAAGATGTGCATCTGTATGACCTGTCCCATTTGGGAGGAGTACAAATTAGCGGAAGGGAAACCCATGGGTTATTTTTGCCGCGACGGGGCATCGATGTAG
- a CDS encoding response regulator transcription factor: protein MNQYSEHGPEKEMIHLFLVDDSEFVREGIRAVVSGAGDMIIIGESENGSTAKRAIIQSNPDVILLDIKLPDTDGFSLAKDLRAANINTPVIILTGYDSELYVSEAIELGVNGFLNKNCPRNLLLNSIRVVNDGGSVFKSDSTGVGILPRSVSPKEMPKQGFNERDKKILSGIAEGLTNKEIARVLGIAEVTVKKGSILLMRRLGAANRTQAALKARALGLL from the coding sequence ATGAACCAGTACAGTGAACACGGACCGGAAAAGGAAATGATCCATTTGTTCCTGGTAGATGATTCCGAGTTTGTCCGTGAGGGTATCCGCGCCGTTGTCTCGGGCGCCGGTGATATGATCATAATTGGCGAATCTGAAAATGGAAGCACGGCGAAAAGAGCCATTATCCAATCCAACCCTGATGTGATTCTCCTTGATATCAAACTCCCTGATACCGATGGATTTAGCCTGGCTAAGGATTTGCGAGCCGCGAACATCAACACACCCGTGATTATTCTCACCGGGTACGACAGTGAGTTATATGTCTCCGAAGCAATAGAACTGGGGGTTAACGGTTTCCTGAACAAGAACTGTCCGCGGAATCTGTTGCTAAATAGCATTCGGGTCGTCAATGATGGCGGCAGTGTTTTCAAGAGCGATTCGACGGGGGTTGGAATTCTACCCCGGAGTGTCTCCCCGAAAGAAATGCCGAAACAGGGTTTCAATGAACGGGATAAAAAGATCCTCAGTGGGATCGCCGAGGGATTAACCAATAAAGAAATCGCGAGAGTGCTCGGGATCGCAGAGGTAACGGTTAAAAAAGGCTCAATATTACTCATGAGAAGGCTCGGCGCAGCCAACCGGACCCAGGCGGCCTTGAAAGCCAGAGCGCTCGGTTTGCTTTGA
- a CDS encoding PAS domain S-box protein — MGESELDGEVRYQKADNGRKNWKNTPRPTSPGALRVTNRFLEIANAYSTIHPLLNAFVQEIKELTKCSGIGIRLLDCDGNIPYEAYSGFPDEFYNQENQLSIKKDSCLCVDIMREVKKPRLQSFYTEKGSFYIGGITSFKSQHEQDAEIKSPSGGRGACPAFGYETLCLIPIKLREKIIGLIHLADHRKDAISPSRLAMLEQAAMQLGGAIVRVQNDNELQLYRHNLEIMVRDRTAELRHVNEMLERKFEESERLSSSLRLSRQRYDLLFQASNFAIFVHHPTQDGRPGCFFEVNDTACQLLGYSREELLSLTPNDIVDLGKVKITPSEAISLLKVKKELLVESILKKKDGSNVPVEVNIHQSSLEGSPIVLSTVRDISVRKRLESEVKSSQEALDLMLAQMPCILWTMDKDLRYTSAQGLGLKLSGREPRDLVGKTIFEYSPRFNENSPLIIAYRKSLTGIPQMVEQQSTLNERVFLIYMQPMYGSLNSICGIVGVSVDITERKRTELDLLDKEERLSELAKAYVHAQEEQRQWLSLEIHDRVIQPMSAVYQQLQALTPQINSVPGIADGLNRAVEISEDVINETRAVMKELYPATLSRYGLIKILREELNKLQDQTGIRTDFKYPEGFECPESLDTTLYRIFHEAILNITNHSGATRVSVTLVQQDHQIRLSVTDDGIGFDAGSIDKTIGGLVCMRRRTEIMGGKFDVNSKSGGGTSICSTLPIPKVADQE, encoded by the coding sequence GTGGGAGAATCCGAGCTAGACGGTGAAGTCCGATATCAAAAAGCGGATAACGGCCGGAAGAACTGGAAAAATACTCCAAGGCCTACATCGCCAGGTGCCCTGAGAGTTACCAACCGGTTCTTAGAGATCGCGAACGCCTATTCAACCATCCATCCGCTGTTGAACGCTTTTGTCCAGGAAATCAAAGAGTTGACCAAGTGCAGCGGCATCGGCATCCGGCTCCTTGATTGTGACGGCAACATCCCGTATGAGGCTTACTCAGGTTTTCCGGATGAGTTTTACAATCAGGAGAATCAGTTATCGATTAAAAAAGATTCTTGCCTGTGCGTCGATATCATGCGCGAGGTCAAAAAGCCCAGGCTGCAATCTTTTTATACGGAAAAGGGTTCTTTTTATATCGGGGGGATTACAAGTTTTAAAAGTCAGCATGAGCAAGATGCTGAAATAAAGAGCCCTTCCGGTGGCAGGGGAGCCTGCCCGGCCTTCGGGTATGAAACGCTGTGCCTGATACCGATCAAACTGCGGGAAAAGATAATCGGGTTGATCCACCTGGCCGATCACCGCAAAGACGCTATTTCTCCTAGCCGGCTCGCCATGTTGGAACAGGCCGCGATGCAACTGGGCGGCGCGATCGTCAGGGTCCAAAACGATAATGAGCTTCAGTTATACCGGCACAACCTCGAAATCATGGTCCGGGATCGAACCGCCGAACTGAGGCATGTCAACGAGATGCTTGAAAGAAAGTTCGAAGAAAGTGAACGCCTTTCTTCCTCCTTAAGATTGAGCCGCCAGCGGTATGACCTGTTGTTCCAGGCATCCAATTTCGCCATTTTCGTCCATCACCCGACCCAGGATGGTCGTCCAGGCTGTTTTTTCGAGGTAAATGACACCGCGTGCCAGTTACTCGGCTATTCAAGAGAAGAATTGCTATCCCTTACTCCAAATGACATCGTTGATCTTGGCAAAGTCAAAATCACTCCGTCGGAAGCCATCAGTTTACTAAAGGTCAAAAAGGAATTATTGGTTGAATCGATCTTGAAAAAGAAAGATGGTTCGAATGTTCCGGTGGAAGTAAACATACATCAATCATCACTGGAAGGTTCACCGATTGTTCTAAGCACCGTCAGGGATATCAGTGTCAGAAAACGTTTGGAATCTGAGGTAAAATCAAGTCAGGAAGCCCTCGACCTGATGCTGGCGCAGATGCCCTGCATTCTGTGGACGATGGATAAAGATCTCAGGTACACTTCAGCCCAAGGTCTGGGGCTCAAACTTTCTGGGCGGGAACCAAGAGATCTGGTTGGTAAAACCATTTTCGAGTATTCGCCGAGGTTTAACGAAAACTCCCCCCTCATAATCGCTTACCGAAAATCATTGACCGGTATTCCTCAGATGGTGGAACAGCAGTCCACTCTCAATGAACGAGTCTTCCTCATCTACATGCAACCGATGTATGGTTCGTTGAACTCAATATGTGGAATTGTCGGAGTCAGCGTCGACATCACCGAACGCAAACGAACTGAACTCGACCTCCTGGATAAGGAGGAACGCTTGAGCGAACTCGCGAAGGCTTATGTACACGCGCAAGAAGAGCAGCGCCAGTGGCTTTCGCTGGAAATCCACGACCGCGTTATCCAGCCGATGTCCGCAGTCTACCAACAACTTCAAGCACTCACTCCCCAGATCAATTCAGTTCCGGGAATCGCGGATGGGCTCAATCGTGCTGTCGAAATTAGCGAGGACGTGATCAACGAAACCAGAGCAGTCATGAAAGAATTATATCCCGCCACCCTCAGCCGCTACGGCTTAATCAAAATCCTGAGGGAAGAATTGAACAAGCTACAGGATCAGACTGGAATTCGGACAGATTTCAAATACCCTGAAGGATTCGAATGTCCCGAATCACTTGATACGACCTTATATCGGATTTTTCATGAAGCCATATTGAATATCACCAACCACTCCGGAGCGACGCGTGTTTCGGTAACGCTTGTCCAACAGGACCATCAGATCAGGCTTTCGGTTACCGATGACGGAATCGGCTTCGACGCCGGATCCATAGACAAAACTATCGGCGGATTGGTGTGCATGAGAAGACGGACCGAAATTATGGGCGGCAAATTCGACGTCAACAGTAAGTCGGGAGGCGGGACCAGTATCTGCTCAACCTTGCCCATCCCAAAGGTGGCCGATCAGGAATAA
- a CDS encoding reductive dehalogenase: protein MTTGFHSTVTRRTFMKGLGLVATGSAALTSPVFHDLDELVSSSSSGWHRPWYIKEREFENPVLPIDWANQQRAPAWRISPFRYQSSTDPKAANVRDNGLKIATDWIKEKYPDWGKGQEIGFSGLKPGTVRDLALANAVGTISFYDFPGKANKTWYLGLQAAATPETLKIAKWQGTPEENIRMLRAAARFFGAQDLGVTGLTANTKKFVFEEETDKKKWIFGGSEPKETATERYIPDAAQWVISYTNIQSTELTPRQPSALGATATTNAYRHWPQIEVMLKEFLRGLGYYGLSGTSFSAVGPSNPWGLMSGIGEQQRMANVLISPEWGAHVRALSRMPTNLPLAPTPPIDFGAYKFCSTCKICAETCPYGSLSMGGPTSTPPVDQLGAEQAAARSDQAYTGWWVDYRTCAFCGACQGVCPFNSTKDAPIHDIVISTVANTPLFNGFFASMERNFNYGFKDPETWWDMDLPVYGVSPKFTGKVF from the coding sequence ATGACTACAGGTTTCCATTCAACTGTAACCCGACGAACATTCATGAAGGGGCTTGGGCTGGTGGCCACTGGGTCCGCCGCTCTGACATCTCCGGTGTTCCACGATCTGGACGAACTGGTGTCTTCTTCAAGCTCTGGATGGCACCGCCCCTGGTATATCAAGGAAAGAGAGTTTGAAAACCCGGTATTGCCGATAGATTGGGCGAATCAGCAACGTGCCCCTGCCTGGCGCATATCCCCTTTCAGATATCAGAGCAGTACGGATCCTAAAGCTGCCAATGTTAGAGACAACGGTCTGAAAATTGCGACTGACTGGATAAAAGAAAAATATCCTGATTGGGGGAAAGGGCAGGAAATCGGATTCAGTGGTCTCAAGCCCGGTACGGTTAGGGATTTGGCACTCGCAAATGCCGTTGGCACCATTTCTTTTTACGACTTTCCGGGAAAAGCCAATAAAACCTGGTACCTTGGATTGCAGGCTGCGGCTACTCCCGAGACCTTAAAAATTGCTAAATGGCAGGGTACGCCGGAAGAAAACATTCGAATGCTTCGGGCGGCAGCACGATTTTTTGGCGCTCAAGATCTTGGGGTCACTGGATTGACCGCCAACACGAAGAAATTTGTATTTGAGGAAGAGACCGATAAGAAGAAGTGGATTTTTGGAGGGAGCGAACCCAAAGAAACGGCCACTGAACGCTATATCCCGGACGCAGCTCAATGGGTTATCTCTTACACAAATATCCAGAGTACCGAATTAACGCCGCGACAACCTTCAGCTCTCGGGGCAACGGCAACGACCAACGCATATCGACATTGGCCTCAGATAGAGGTAATGCTGAAAGAGTTTTTGCGGGGGCTGGGTTATTACGGCTTATCCGGAACCAGTTTTTCCGCGGTCGGACCTTCCAATCCCTGGGGCTTGATGTCGGGTATCGGCGAACAGCAGCGCATGGCTAACGTTCTCATTTCTCCCGAGTGGGGAGCCCATGTTCGAGCCTTATCCCGAATGCCGACCAACCTTCCGCTGGCGCCAACGCCGCCGATTGATTTCGGTGCGTATAAATTCTGCTCAACGTGTAAGATTTGTGCAGAAACATGCCCCTATGGCTCCTTATCGATGGGCGGCCCCACTTCCACTCCGCCTGTCGACCAGTTAGGAGCGGAACAGGCAGCGGCACGATCGGACCAGGCTTACACCGGGTGGTGGGTCGATTATCGCACCTGCGCATTCTGCGGCGCTTGCCAGGGCGTTTGTCCTTTCAACTCGACCAAAGACGCACCGATTCATGATATCGTGATCTCTACCGTCGCCAACACGCCCTTGTTCAACGGTTTCTTTGCGAGCATGGAACGCAACTTCAACTATGGTTTCAAAGATCCTGAAACTTGGT